Within Amycolatopsis sp. FDAARGOS 1241, the genomic segment AGGCCACGCGAACCACCCCGGCCCCGCAGCATCACCGCCACGCCGATCGCCAGCACTGGCGCACCCAGCAGGCCCCACGGCCACACGTCATAGCCCGGCGTCGCCGCCGGCACCCAGCCGAAAAACCACACCGACAGGCCCACCAGACCGCTGGCCACCACCGACGCCCGGGCCAGGTTGCCCCGCGTCAACTCCACCAGGCGGAAGGTCGCCATCGCGACGCCCGCCACCACAAACCACGGCCAGATCACCGCGAGCTTCGCGTGCACACCGCTCAACGCGACACCCACGGTGATCAACACTGTCGCCACCAAAACCGCACCGAACGTACGCATCAGGCCGCACCCCCCGCGACGACGACCGTGCGCTCGTTCCAACGAGCAGCCCAGTCAGCAACGTCGATGCAGTGGCCGAGCGCGAGCACGTCGTTGACGAGCCGCTCGACGACCACGCGAGGCACGACGTAGCGGCCACCGATTTTCAATCCAGGGAACCTGCCCGAACGCAGGTGGCGATACATCGTCGACTGATCGAGCCGAAACAGGTCAGCCGCTTCGGCAACGTTGTAAAACGTCGGTTCTACCCGTGTTTGCGCAGGTCCATGCGGCATTTCCGCCGACTCCCCTGCCCGCAACGCGCGATCCACGTGAAAGCCCTTCGCCAGCACCACCGGTCCATCCGGTCGGTTTACCCCCTCTAAACTCTGCCGCCGTGCATGTCCGGCGTGAGCTTGTTTAGGGGGGATAAACGGCAGAGTAGGCCCCCTAGGCGAAGACTGTCAACCCCCTCTAAACTCAGCCCATGGCGGACGTCGACGACTTCGACTCGGTGCGCGACGACAACGACCCCCTTCGTCGCGCGCGCCGAGCAGCTGCGCTGCAGACGCACTACACGCAGCGAGCCACGGAGCTGTCGCGGCTCCGCAAGGCGGCGATCGAAGAGGCGCACCGCGACCTCAACTTGAGCTACACCGAGATCGCGAAGGCGCTTGGCATCTCGAAGGGCCGGATCACGCAGATCCGCGGCAGCGCGCCGGCGCAAGAGCGAGCATTCTTCGGCGTCGGTCCGGTCGCTGTGGGAGTACCGCTCCGCCACGGCACCGACCACCGAATGCGCACATACGTCGATGCCGCGGACCTGACGGCCCGAGCGCAGGCCGAGAGCATCCTCGTCGGCCTGTCACTCGCTGCCGAGCCGTTCAACATCGAGCCTGACCTCGAAACGCCACCTGCCGGCGACTCGATCATTATCTGCGGCCCGCGGTCGGCCCCCGTGGCCGCGAACCTTCTCTCGCAAGACGTCCACCTCGGGTTCACACGTGAAGACGAACGCTGGCGAATCGACGACCACGAGTCAGGTGCGATGTACTTCTCCCCCAGGCTGGCAAATCCGCCACAGGATGAGGAATTCGGCTACTTCGCGCGGCACCGGGACGAAGATCGTGTAGTGGTACACGTAGCGGGCATCACCGCGGTGGGCTCCAGCGGCGTCCTCCACTACCTCGAAACCAATGTGCGCGAGCTGTTCTCTTCGCAGGGCGACACGTCGTTCAGCC encodes:
- a CDS encoding helix-turn-helix domain-containing protein: MVLAKGFHVDRALRAGESAEMPHGPAQTRVEPTFYNVAEAADLFRLDQSTMYRHLRSGRFPGLKIGGRYVVPRVVVERLVNDVLALGHCIDVADWAARWNERTVVVAGGAA